The genomic stretch CTCGTCGTGGTAACCATGAGGTAATGATGCGCGGTACGTTTGCAAATATCCGTATTAAAAACCAAATTGCGCCAGGCACTGAAGGTGGATGGACAACGTACTGGCCTGAAAATAAAGTGATGAGCATTTATGATGCTTGTATGAAATACAAAGAAGAAAACACAGGTCTTGTTGTTTTAGCAGGTAAAGATTACGGAATGGGAAGCTCTCGTGACTGGGCTGCTAAAGGAACAAACTTACTTGGTATTAAAACAGTTATTGCTGAAAGCTTTGAGCGTATTCACCGTTCAAACCTTGTATTAATGGGTGTTCTTCCACTTCAGTTTAAAGAAGGCGAAAGTGCTGAAACATTAGGCTTAACTGGAACAGAAACAATTGCTGTTCAAATTGATGAAACAGTAAAACCACGTGACTTTGTAAAAGTTACGGCAACGGATGAAGCTGGAAACAAAAAAGAGTTTGACGTATTAGTTCGTTTTGATAGCGAAGTAGAGATTGATTACTACCGTCATGGCGGTATTTTACAGATGGTATTACGCGATAAGCTTCAATCAAAAACGCACGCATAAGATAGCAAAAACGCACCTTTTGAAGGTGCGTTTTTCTTTTCATTTTTATAAAACGCTTTCAAGTGTGATATGATAATAAAAGATTCACATTTTAGGATGATTTTGCATGTTCTTGTACATATATAAATAAAAAGGGTCTTTGATTTCATAGAAGTTGGCTGAAGGGAGTAAGCGTAATGCTAAAAAAAGTTATAGCAACATTTTTGTTGGTGGGATTTGCTGGTTTTGCTGTGTGGCAAGCTTTAGCACCAAAAGATGATGAAGGAGAAAAGCTGTCATCGTATGCAGATTTAAACATAAAAGAAGGACAGGCTGAAGTAACAAATGGAGAGCCTTATGGCCTAGAGCCTGGAGACCAAGCTCCGCCCTTTACGTTAAAGGATACAGAAGGTAAATCAGTTCAGTTATCAGACTTTAAAGGGAAGAAAATTATTTTAAATTTTTGGGCTACGTGGTGCCCTCCTTGTAAAGAAGAAATGCCAGCTATGCAGCAGTTTCATGAAACATCAGGAAAAGAAGTTCATATCCTAGCTGTGAATTTAACGTCGTCTGAAGGTAGTAAACAAAGTGTTTCAACCTTTTTAAAAGAAAACAAACTATCGTTTCAAGTGCTTCTAGATGAAAAAGATGAGGTAGCTACAAAATCATATCGTGTGATGACCATTCCAACTTCATACTTTATTAATGAAAAAGGTAAAATCGTTAAGCGTATTAATGGACCAATGACGCTAGAACAAATGGAGGCCTTTGCGTCTGAAAGCAGCTCATAACAGCTGCTTTTTTTGCGAATAAAATGAAACCTTTCATTAGGCATGTTCGTATAGAAAGTATGGTCGAAAATTGATCTTTACTTTAGAAAAAGCTGCGTGTTTTAGCAAAAAATGATCAAATTTGGAGCGTTTTGAATTTTTTAGGTTTAATGTAAAGGATTATGGCAAAAATAATAGTAATTTATTGCAAGGTTATTTTTCAGACTTTTCCAAAATTTAAAAAGAATAGGTGATAAAGATGAGAAGAGTAAATAAACGCACGTTTGAAGAGTTAGTAAAAGAGAATAAAACTAAGTTGTTAGAAGACCGACAAGAAATTGACAGAATTGAGCGTGCCATCGAAGAGCGTCTAGAAAAACGTATGCTTGAAAAGGCTGAATAGTCCCTCTTGAAACTGGTTACAGTAACAGCAAGGAGGGGTTAACATGGGAAATCCGAAGAAATTCGCCAAACGCTTTGTACCTGACCACATTGGCACTCAGCCGCGAGAAGCCGGTGGTAACAATGGCAAGAAAATGCAAGATAAATCAGGAAAACACCCTCAGGTTATTCAGACAAAGGGAGAATAAAAAGCCGCTGTTTAGCGGCTTTTTTTGTTTTAAAAGGGTGTTATTTTCCACTTATACAAAGAGGAAACCGCTGCATACTAGAGGTGTACGAAAAAAGTATTTTAAAGGAGGTTTTTACTATGACATGGAGTAAACCAAATCCAGATGACCGTAGCAACAACGTAGAACGTTTGCAATCAATGGTTCAAAATACAATTGATAATATTGAAAAAGCTGAGGCTACAATGGCGCATGCGACTGGAGAAGAGCGTGCAAAAATTGAGCAAAAAAATCATAATCGAGAAGTAAGCATAGAAGCGATGCGCAACGAAATTCAAGACGAATCTAAAGCGCGTGAAGAAGGATATCCTAATTCGACTAACTAAGAAACATAAAGGCCAATTTTGGCCTTTATGTTTCTTTTATGTTTCTAATGAACAAAGAAAGGGAATAAACAGCTGATACTATTCATGAGGAGGAAAACCAGTGGGGCGCCTATTAACAAGTAAAGCAACATATCTCATGCTTGCACTTATATTATTACTAGCAATCGTTGCATTCTATCATACATACAAGCCGTTGCCTCAAGGCGTTTCATATGAAGGGAACGTACATTATGTACAGGACGTATCGCTGTTATATGACTTAACATATCAAAGCGGTGATGAAGGTAAGAGTGAGCAACAAATTTTCCGGCGGATTTTTGAAGCAATTGATAATGCTGAAAACTTTATCGTTATGGATATGTTCTTATTTAATGGCTATTATGATCAAGGTGAAACCTATCCAGCTATTAGCGATACGCTAGCAGGAAAATTAATTGAAAAGAAAAAGAAGGAACCCAACGTAGATATTTATTTTATTACCGATGAAGTAAACACAACGTATGGTTCACATCAATCAGAGTGGCTAGAGTCATTAAAACAAGCGGGGATTAAGGTTGTGGAAACGGACGTTACAAAGCTTAGAGATTCCAACCCTCTATACTCAAGCGTTTGGAGAAGTTTTTTGCAGTGGTTTGGACAATCTGGAGAAGGCTGGATTGCTAATCCATTTGGTGAGAATGCACCGAAGATTACGGCAAGGTCTTATTTGAAACTGTTTAACGTAAAAGCTAATCATCGGAAAGTAGTGGCT from Bacillus sp. 1780r2a1 encodes the following:
- a CDS encoding redoxin domain-containing protein, encoding MLKKVIATFLLVGFAGFAVWQALAPKDDEGEKLSSYADLNIKEGQAEVTNGEPYGLEPGDQAPPFTLKDTEGKSVQLSDFKGKKIILNFWATWCPPCKEEMPAMQQFHETSGKEVHILAVNLTSSEGSKQSVSTFLKENKLSFQVLLDEKDEVATKSYRVMTIPTSYFINEKGKIVKRINGPMTLEQMEAFASESSS
- a CDS encoding FbpB family small basic protein, whose protein sequence is MRRVNKRTFEELVKENKTKLLEDRQEIDRIERAIEERLEKRMLEKAE
- a CDS encoding acid-soluble spore protein N, with the translated sequence MGNPKKFAKRFVPDHIGTQPREAGGNNGKKMQDKSGKHPQVIQTKGE
- the tlp gene encoding small acid-soluble spore protein Tlp — encoded protein: MTWSKPNPDDRSNNVERLQSMVQNTIDNIEKAEATMAHATGEERAKIEQKNHNREVSIEAMRNEIQDESKAREEGYPNSTN